The DNA region AAGGGGGGATAGAATTGAGGCAGATCACGAATTTATTGGGGAACAATTTAGGTCGGGAACAAATCCAAGGTCGGGAACATTGGGTATAATGGGGATAGCAGCTGTACAATTGGGAAGACAATTTGGAATAGATTTATCAGAAGTAGCAACAAAAAGCAAAAAGGAATTTACACATGGGGGCAAAAAGCAGCATATAAAATTtatttgagtaaaacaaaacaacaaaatgacgAGAAAAGTCGAGCAGGATATCTGGTGATGCGAAGAGTTAATGattatatacataaaacaaatattaataggGATTCAAGCTTTACAAGCCCAAAGAGAAGGCAAAACTGTCAGAAATGTAGAAGCTTTAAATAATGTACCTGTTAATAATATTCCTATCGAACATTTTAGTGTAAATAATTTAGAAAGAATTGGAAAAGAAATTCAGGATGAAAAGAAGAAGATGTTGAACAAACAGATAAAGAAACATTAGAACCTGAACAAAATGATTCCGACTCAGTTAATAATGACTCACCCTCGTATTCCCCCCAACTCATCATTCACAGATACAGACGGTGACGACGATTTAGATTTAGACAGTGACGAAGAAAATTTTGAACCGtcagaacaaaataattcagAAGATAATAACGAAGAAACTCAATCAGTCCGCAGTGCGTGCGTTAATGAGGTCAAATCCCGAGTTTTATCTGCACAGCCAACGTGCAGAAGCGACTGCGCGATTTGCGCGATAAACTGCGAGAGTTCGACGACCCTTTTTGCACACGGCACGATGCTCACATGCTTCAGGTGGCACACAAGATGGCGTGGTAAGTACACGTAGAATATTTTTCCGAGTCAAATGATACCAAATTTGTTAAGTTTCTATGACTTTATAGCCCTTTTTTTTACCACTGAACATTTTGTATAGTGTCAGGATTGACTTGGGGTAGTTTTTGGTTTGCAGCGCCCTGACCCAGctaaataaaaagagaaaataaaaccaCTAGACATCGAAAGATTAAAGTGTAAGCTATCGTTTGGTATATTATTTGACGTGTGGCGAAGGCAATGTAGGATCGTAATGCACTTTTGCTTTTCGCGAGATTTCTTGTTTTGTGACCGATTTTACCGTGCACGTTTTCACACGCATGGCTGTTGTTGTCGGCTGCTTCGTGTTTTGAGAGTACTGATGACTGTTCTGAACTAAttaatttaatgtatttttgtttatagcgCCCAGCTACTGTCCAACTGAGCtagcctattattattattattttttagggcctacaagtacatgtactatgtaggtctttaattataaatagtatttaataaaaaaaaaatgttttaattggttTGTGGTGGATATTTGGATTCTCCATTTGTTAACTGTTAATTAGGCCTACACAAGCATGACAAGGTCAAGGAGTAAGGACAATACATTggtttcaatatttattattaatttataataattttttttaggccCTGAGTCAAAGCTCAATTAACTCAATTAAAATTTCATTGTGTGCAATTACACGGCATGTCATGTTTATTATGGAACCTATTTTATTTAGCCCTACTACATGAGATTAGTCCAACTTGAACATTTAGTTGCAATTTAATCATGATCCCTCCATCAGTTTGAGGGCGACTTCGGACGGCCTTGGTCTCAGCCTCGGCCTCGCTATGTAATGACAATCGAGGAGGCTGTTAGTGTTAGGGGATTGAGTAGTTggttctatttttaaaatgtatggaTTGATTGCTGGTTGGGTTAAACTAGATTAAATTTGTTCTACCTTTTTCactactcctttttttttcaaaatgtacttttgttgacaatttttatttttatttgtttgattattaCAGGTTAGGCCGACCTCTGAAATGGCCAGACCCACAGCTACCATCCCAACAGCCTGTGTTTGGACCACCTCGAAAGATTAGTGCTCTGATATTGGGTGACTCCCTTACTAAATACTTGCGGGAGAACTTTGACAGTTGCCTGTTGAGCCCAGACGTGCACACTCGTCGAGGGGCAACTGTGCAAATTCTTCGTCAGTATGTTATTAATAACGCCCATCAGTTGCATACTGCTGACGTTATATTTTTGCATGTCGGAACAAATAACCTTGAACAGGGCTTCCTTCACAGCAACATCCAAGCCTACAGGAGACTACTTACCACTGTAAGGGAAAACTTCCCCCTTACTGAGATAGTGGTAAGTGGTATTTTACCCCGTTCAGATGATAGCCGACTTAATCTATCTCGGGTAATGCACAATATTAAGCTGGCCAatatttgtcacaatttttcaCATTGCAAGTTTTTAGATTTCAGTGACATGTTCCATGAATGCCATCTTGCTAAAGATGGACTTCATCTTAACTGGGACGGAAATTACCTCTTCAGCCGGCTTATACAGAAGCAATTAGAGAAAATGTCAAAACCCATAGACCCTCGTGGTACACCCCAACCCCATTGTCCACATGAGCTGAAGAAACTGGTCCGAACACCGAGGAAGAAAATCTCAGCGAAATGCCCAAAGACCAAGCGGTGCATTGACATCCCAAAGCCTCCCACAAGTTCCAGTACAACCTCAAAGACATCGGACACCACTAAGCCTCCTCCTTCTGTCACAACCAAGCCTCCCAAAATGTCAAGAAAACAGAGGAAGTCAAGACAAGTCATCGAGGACAGAGAAGGTTTTTTGCAGCTTGGGAGGAGTTTGTCTAGTACCAAACCAGTGATGTACTTCATCAAACCTTATGTGGCTATGGCCACAATACGGTATGAGGAGGTCAACAGCAATTTTCACCATTCTCGAGGTGCTTCACACCAACAAGTGCGCCTTCCGAAGGCAGAGACACCTTATGTTGCATCACGCAAGCAAGGGAAGAGGCGACGCAAAAGAAAAAAGCAAATCGTGAAAAGACGGAGGCGGCGAAAATGGAAGGTTAGTTTATAAATTTTTATAGCAATCATTAAGGTTTTCAATTGGCCATGTAAGGTCTGACAATTTAGAACCTTATTACGTTGCATTTTCAATGgatacagttttttttctgcactGAGATGTTTTCCTTTCCTGGAAATGAAAaggttttaacaaacaaatttgaagcaCCTGGCCAAGAAGATTTAAGATTGTTTTGTTGCAAATATTTCATCTATTTTTctgttcatttatattttttgttttagtcttTCTGCACTATAGCATTAATTTGCATTGTTTGTTCGTGtgatgttttgttatttaagtGTGTATACACGTATTCATTTTACACAGGTACCTTGGGAGGCTTCAGTCAAGTTTTCCTGGAGGAATGATGGGCAAatggacaacaacaaaacaggaaGCCAAGGAGGTAACAATATGTCATTGCAGGGGTGAAGCAATCTCAAGGGGGTTCAAAACGAGCTCGACCCCCTTGTCAGAAAGTTGAGTGTGGTCCGTGCCAAATTTGCTCAAGATCCAGTACAAAATGGACCCATCTTAGCATCTTGAGCAACTCAAaggttaaacaatattttagaaCTTACTTGCCACATTTGAGTGAGGATGGTTGCATTTGTAATGCATGCAggcacaaatttacaaaaaaaagtaacaatccAGTCTATACGCCAGAAAAAACAAGATCTAAGCAAAGACCTCTTTGTTACCTTAACAAATATGACATGTGTTCAACAGTTTCAGTGGCAGATAGCTCTATTTCTTTGGAAACTTTTCAATCCTGTTTTCCAACCAttgactgtttatttataccaaGCTGTGTTTCTTTGTGCAGTTTACACAAATCTTTCATATACAACATTCAGTCAAATGCAAAGTGTGTGGTTTGTGGTGTCATTCTGGTTAATTGTAGAAGGTATGCATGTACAAATCTGGATATTAACAATGCATATCTGCAACTAAATATTTCAATTGACGAGGTAACAATTACTACTTTCAGTTCTCTTTGCTTTACTTGCTATTCTGTGGCTAAAAGGAAAGTAGTACCTGTTACACGTTTGGAGGATGTTGAGTTAAGTTTAGAGAGTCATAAAGAAATGTCACACACAAGAACAGCACTTTGCATGACCTGTAAGGAAATTTGTAAGCTATGCAACAGTCATGAGGCGTTTCTTCTTGCAGACATGTACGATTTATTTGTATCTTTACTAAAACTCAAATGTGGTGAGGCAAGTTGTCTTGAATCATGTAAGCGAAGTTCTAGATGGTTGTTGTCtggaatttttgagatatttggGGACTTGATAGAAGTGCACAAGATGTCTACACGTAAATACAGCACTTTATTACTTTACAAGGACCTTAATTTCAGAAAGGCCTTGCATTTGTCATGTGCCAAATTACGGTATCATTCTAAAAGAAGTGGGGATGAGATGTTCTCTGAAGATTTTAAACCCACATTAAATTCTGAAAGAGATATCAATAAGATGGCTCTTTATTTCCTGCCTCATATAAATAGAAAACTCAAGCACCAATCTGGAGAGATCACTAAACACTACACACAAAATCTAATGGAAACTGGCTCTTTTAACTTTGATTCCCTGTTCGACATGATTGACCCAGAAGTGTGGAATACTGTTTCTTTGTTGACTGCAAACAACGATGagtt from Asterias rubens unplaced genomic scaffold, eAstRub1.3, whole genome shotgun sequence includes:
- the LOC117305607 gene encoding uncharacterized protein LOC117305607; translation: MLQVAHKMAWLGRPLKWPDPQLPSQQPVFGPPRKISALILGDSLTKYLRENFDSCLLSPDVHTRRGATVQILRQYVINNAHQLHTADVIFLHVGTNNLEQGFLHSNIQAYRRLLTTVRENFPLTEIVVSGILPRSDDSRLNLSRVMHNIKLANICHNFSHCKFLDFSDMFHECHLAKDGLHLNWDGNYLFSRLIQKQLEKMSKPIDPRGTPQPHCPHELKKLVRTPRKKISAKCPKTKRCIDIPKPPTSSSTTSKTSDTTKPPPSVTTKPPKMSRKQRKSRQVIEDREGFLQLGRSLSSTKPVMYFIKPYVAMATIRYEEVNSNFHHSRGASHQQVRLPKAETPYVASRKQGKRRRKRKKQIVKRRRRRKWKVPWEASVKFSWRNDGQMDNNKTGSQGGNNMSLQG